The genomic stretch GCTGTGTTTaataaaaatccatttataaATACTGGATTTGTTTAACTTGTGAACTAGTTAAGTAAGCTGTTGGTTTTTTGGAAGAGGCCCTTGTCTGTGTAGATATTATCAAGTTTAATGAATCATTGGAGTTATTTTCAAAACCTCATTTCAGGAGACTTAAGTTTAGCAGTCGGTCTTTCTTGCTGATACTGCTTTGTCCTTTGGCATGGTTGAGTGGCTCCTCTTACATGTGCTGATTAACACTGGTACATGAGCAGAAGAGACTGTTGGGAACAGTGTATATCCTGGTTCTTTAGAGGAGTGaagttttttaagtctttattaagTTTGAGTCTGATTTTGTGAAACTTATTTTTGGCTTTACCCCAGTTAAAGCTGTCATAACTGTtctttttacatgaaatatttaatttcaaaggTATAATTTGGGGGATTCTAAAGTAAAATTCTAGATGTATGGAAATACTTTTAATAGTTTTTGTTAGTTATTACAGAAGTCACATTTTTTTACTAAATTCTCTCTGGAGAGAGATTTTTCCCAGATAGCCATAGGCTTTCATTTGGGAAAGACTGGAAATAGACATTCctattgcagtgattttgggtgTGGGGGGCTGGGACGGGATGTCAACCATTAGGGTGAGAGTAGCAATATTTGAGGAGAGTTCATATTTTTAATGGCTCATGATCATCTCTGCATAGCATCCGTGGTTTTTTCCCTATCTGTGAgattttattgaggtgtaatttatATTCAGTGATAGGCACagtttaatggtttttttttttttttttttgtgaccccatgggtagATCTAGAGGGCATtttgctaagtgagataagtcagacagagaaaaacagataccatatgatctcacttatgtgtagaatctgaaaaataagacaaaatgtaaatagactcatagatacagagaacaaatatgtGGTTGCCAGAAGGGAAGGAGGTGGAGAGTTGAATAGATGAAGGGGATCAGGAGGTACGAACCCCCAGTTATTAAAAGAAAAGCCTCGGAATGTGACGTTCAGCGTAAGGAATGTGGAATAATGTTAAATAACTTTGTGTGGGGACAGGTGGTTACTAGGCTCACAACTGGTCATCGTTTCAAAATGGACCTAAACGTCAAAGCACCAGTACCCTGAGACTAACACaatggtgtgtgtctgtggtatTTCATTAAGATGTGTTTcagcaaatgtgtgtgtgtgtgtgtgtagcccaCGTGCCTGTCAGGACATAGAACACAGCCATCAACCTGGAGAGTTCTCTCTAGCTGCTCTGTACTCTGGCCCTGCCTCTTCCCCAAACCCCAGGACCCCAGTTCTAGATTCTCCCGATGGAGATGAGCTTGCCTCTTCCAGAACTTCGTATAAATAGTCATACACTATGTAATCTTGGGTGTCTGCAGTGCTATCTTGAAGTTCATCTGTTTTGTTGTATGGATGACTAGTTTGTTCATTTCAAAAAAtgctagtattccattgtgtgaatatatTTCCGCTTGTTTATCCAGGCTTGTTAATGGcaatgtgtttctgttttttatctgTTATGAATACAGTTACTCTGATCATGTGAATATGTGTGAATATGTTCCCATTTCTCTGGGGtaaatactcaggagtggaattgctgggtcatatggtaagagtTTAACTAGATACTGCCAAATAGTAAtacttttccaaagtggttaaatgttacattcccaccagcagtgtattaAATTTCTAGTGCCACACATCCTCACCAGCGTTAGGAATTAGAGTTCTGTTTGCACTTCAGCCATTCTGGATGGTGTCTGTTGATAGCTCACCGTGGttttagtttccatttctttgatgtTTGGTGATGTGGAGGTTTTTCATGGGCTTATTGCCCAtagattttcttttgtaaattgtgTGCTTGATTTTGCCCAGTTTTGTTTTGGATTGTCTGTTGTTGAACTGTAGAAGTTCTGTGTATATCCTGGGTTTAAGTCTTTTGTGagacacacgtacacacacacacactgtaagtGTGTTCTCCACGTCTTGGCCTTGACTCTTAATTTTCTTCTTACTATCTTTTGATGAGtgaaaatttttgcttttgataaAAAGTCTAGTTTGTGGACTTTTAATTCAGTAGTTAATTGCTTTCTGttcctgtctgggaaattcttCCTCCAAGGGCTCACAAATGTGTTTTATGGAGAAGTTTTAAGTTGTTAGCAGTGAAGTTTTGTGTCTGTAGTTTGTCATGCACACTTTGTGGTGATGCGATGGAGGGCTGACCTTCTCTCTTCCCCACATGGTTACTCTGCGCCACTTGCTGAAGACTTTCCTTGCCCCATGAATTCCTTTGGAACCTTTGTTGACAGGCAGTTGACTGCGTATATACGAGCCTCTGCgaagtttctgttttgttcactaacCTGTCCACCCTTgctccagtaccatactgtcatgGTTACGTCTCTGGTGGAGTAGACCATGGAGTAGACTCTGTTGTCTGTCTACTGGATGGAGTAGACTGCGTTTTCTGAGGTTTTCTGTCTGGAAGGACCGCCCCCTTCTGGTCCTTCAGCTGAGAGGGCTGGCTTTTGTCATCGCTGGTGTTTCTGGCATGTTTTGCTGCAAGTCTGCGATGCAGAGGCAGAAAGCACCCTCCGGGATCAGTGTTGGTCCTCTTATCTCGAGGCCCCGTCCTGTCTGCCTTCTTTGCCTGTCAGTATGCGGTCTTTTTCTTAGCTGTGCTGACATCTTTCTTAAATGTTGAAAAGTTTAcatcacttctcctcttgcctcagaagtaggaatttcttttttttttccccctcacctTTGGCTGTTTATGCTGAAAGTCACTGTGGACCCTCCAAGGCCTGTCTCTCTGCCCACTTACTCAGGAtgctgaggtgtgtgtgtggctcCCTGAGCTCAGGACCATTCCTGCACCTCCGTTCCGGCCTCGCTCCATCCTGTGCGCCGGCAGCCGCTCCTCCCAGCCATGCGAGGCTGAGTCAGGGCAGGAGCTGTTCCTCTGGAGTGGTTTTCGCAAGATCATCTCTTCAGGGTGTCAGGAACAGGACTCTTCCTTGTCAGTCCAGTGTGCAGATTGCAGAGTGGGGGGCGGTCCAGACCCACCTGCGTTCTGTGATTCGTGGTCCTGCCCTCATGCTTTGCAGCCCCAGCGTTGTCGCTTCTGGACTTGAACTTGATGATGACCTCCTCAGCTCGGCACCAGCTAGCTTTCAGTTCAGAACCATCTTGTCTTTCCATGTCTTTTCTGTTGCTTCTTCATGAATCTGCTCCCATCAGACCCATCTTCTTGCTGTTCTCATAACAAACCCCACGTTTCTGCTTGTGTCATTAATATGCTGCTCCTCCTGGCATAAGTGTgctctcgtgtgtgtgtgtgtgtgtgtgtgtacttgtgtaCACAGAGGGCACTTTGGTAGAAAGAATGTGTGTTTCCATCAGGCACATCCCAGTTTTACCTCTTGCTGTGTGGCATAGGATAcgttacttcacttctctgagccttagttgtACAGTTTGTAAACCTGGAAAAACACTTTTCTCACAGGACGTGTCAGGTTGATGTGAAAGTTCCTGAAGCCACAGAACTCAAATGAAATGTgggtttcctttctttgtttctgtaaTTAAAAGTTGAGGCTGAGGGCAAGTCATTTCTCCTCATCTTTGTGTCATCAGCGGGACACAGCGTGTTGAGAACATGGAGAGACTTGTTAGTGGGTTTAGTTGGTTAAGGAAACGTCTGACTACTTCCCGTGCAGCCTGTGCTGTGTTAAATGTTGGGCTTGCGAATTACTGGTAAGGATGGCCCCATGCACAGGTCCTTAAGGCCCAGTGCAGCATCCAGGTGTGCTCCGTGATTCTGTAGCTCCGGAGGCAGGCACAGCTTAGCCTGGGCCGCGTGATGCGTGAGTGGGGATTCCTGGAGAAAGGGGTGCTGGTAATTGATcctttttttaacagctttatttagGTGTAATTTGCATACCATAAGATTTCACCCACTTAAAATGTCAATTTACAGTTTGTAACCGTCACCACAATCCAAATCGAGACTGTTCCCGTCACTCCAGAAAGATTCCTTGTGCCCATCTGCGGGCCTGATATGGAAAGATGAGTATGGCTGAGCAGGACTCCTGGGAGGAAGGCGGGTCCCAGCGCGGAGGAGACAGAGAGCAGGGAGGCGTGTAGCCCGGGTCGGGGCGAGCTGTGCTCCTTCCCTCACCCGTGTTTTTATTCTCTGCTCTTcacacctcagtttccccacctgtgatGTATAACCGATAGGCTGGTGGCACCTTAGCTCCCTTTAAACTCTCATCCCTTCAGTTaagaaaagaatgtattttaaaaaaacaccagCCGTCAGAACCCATGAAGTAAAACCAGAGAATCAGAGTGACAGTGATGCTTACAGTTCCTTTGATGAAATTTCTCGCTTAATGTTTTTCCTGCTTAGGCAAGTAGTAAGGTATACTGTACTGGTAGGAAACCGATGAAatgtaaaaaagtgaaaagaccaCTTATAAGCTTATAATTCAGAGATAATTGTTACTAAAGTTCCCTTGTTCTTACATTTTTTGTGtgcttatatatttaaaacttgatACTGTGCTGTAAATTGCTTTCCTCAGACTATTAAATATTgtcaaaaacaatttttatgagACTAAAAAAACATGGCCTGTTCATTTGAAAAACGTGATAATAGCAGTACAAGTGATAGATGGGCATGGTAAggctcaaaataaaaaaaaaactttctctccctcctcttttaCAACTTCGGAGACATAACAATGGTTTACTATGTCAGAGATGGCTTGTGTGTGACTTTACATTCCATTATTTGGATCAAGCCTAATTTAACGTGTCTTTTATTGATAGCCATTTAGATTTTGCTGTCTTCGCTTGCACAGTgctaaaatgattattttcatgTGCACATCTTTGAATGCTTGTAAAAGGATGTCTGAAGGATAAGTTCCTAAAAAGAGGAATTCTTAGATCAAAGAgagcacatttaaaattttgatagattTTGCCAGTTGCTTTTCAGAAAAGACTGTGCTGGTTTATACTTCAGCTGTTGGTGGATATTCTCCCTTAGTGAATATTCACACCCTTACCAGCACTTAGTATGCTGGTATATTATAGACCCTTTTTTGTTCTTTGCCAGTCTGATGTTATAAAAATTCTAACTTACTGTCTTATGTTCTTAAAATTGCAATTGTACTTGAATGGTATTTTCATATGGATATTAGTCATTTTCCTGTGAACTGCTTCACATTCTTGCTATGTTTAAATTCTCATTGATTTGTGAGAACTCTGCTTTTTAGAAAAGTTCGCTATCataatttacacattttttttcacctttggTTGTCTTTTGACTTTGTTTATGGTCAGATTTATCAGTTAcacttgtgtttgtgtgtttttaaaatttcagaatcacCTTAAGTCAGTGCAAAGAGAAGTGATTCTGGTAGTTTTTCAGGTGAATATTATAAAAACATTAAAGAGGAGTAAGAACTAACACAATTCGCTTTTGAACATGGTACTTAAACTGTGTACCGTTGTcttatgaagaagaaaaatgtgaaCAGATATTGAACTTTTCTTACATttgtacttttttattatttctttaaaaaattttattattgaaatatagctggattacaaagttgtgttaattaTTGCTGTCCGGCAccgtgactcagttatacacatacgtacacatacatgtattctttttcctattttccgTTCTGGTTTCTCACATGATATTGAGCACGGTTCCCTGAGCTGcacagtagaaccttgttatttatccacgTTTGTCCTTTGTAGTGTCCATTCTAGCAAAACTGTTTTGTGtatggtttgctgctgctgctaagttgcttcagtcgtgtccgactctgtgcgaccccattgacggaagcccaccaggctcccccgtccctgggattctccaggcaagaacaccggagtgggttgccatttccttctccaatgcatgaaagtgaaaagtgaaagggaagtcgctcagtcgtgtccgactcttagcgaccccatggactacagcctaccaggctcctccatccatgggattttccaggcaagagtactggagtggggtgccattgccttaggaaTGAGCAAATGAGGTTCTTCCTTTGTTAGCTGTATGAACACATGGCTTGTCTAATGCGGTATGTAACTGCAGCTAATGACCTGTACCTGTGTGAATCACTGCATCTGTCACTGTTCTGTAGATTTCACTAATGATACTAAACTATTCATGTGTAGTTATATAAAGAGTCTTCTTGTTATTCATGGTTGTTTGGTCATAACCTAAGAAAAAGTTTTCTGTTGGATAGCAATCAAAATGAAACCCCTTACAGAGCGGTGGGCTCTTTTTAGGAGAAACCCTGTGTCCTGCCTTGATGTCCTATGTCCTTCCATTTGGTTAATTTTCCCCACACTTGAAGATCCAGTGCTTTCAGCTTTTTGAGAACTGACGTGCATGTGTGAGGCACGAATCAATTCAAGATGACAAAACCAGCGACAGTTCTCGAGGGGGGAGTTTGCCAAGCTGTGCGTCTGTCTGCTGCCCCTGGGCATTGGTGGCCACCAGGTGACCGTGATGCTGTGTCTCCCGCAGGTGTGATGGGTAGGTGACCAAGAAGCCCTCCTCGCTGTCATCAGGGAGGCAGCATGACCGAGTGCTTCCTGCCCCCCACCAGCAGCCCCAGTGAGCACCGCAGGGTGGAGCATGGCAGCGGGCTCACCCGCACCCCCAGCTCTGAGGAGATAAGCCCCACCAAGTTTCCCGGGCTGTACCGCACGGGCGAGCCCTCACCCCCCCACGACAGCCTCCACGAGCCTCCCGACGTAGTGTCTGACGATGAGAAGGACcatgggaagaagaaaggaaagttcaagaaaaaggaaaaaaggagtaaGTGCCGTTTCCTCTGTGCTGTGGCTTTATTCTAGATAAATTTCTGCTCTACTCACGTGTACCTGCCATCCTATATCCAGGGActcctgttttatattttcttttcagggTCTCAGTTTTTGTATTTTAGGGTCTTACTATCAcaagtaaaaatactgaatttccaGAAGTGGTAAAGTTGTCTGGTGGAGGTTTCTTaagttggttttttaaaataatgtatgaaaaataaatgttgaaattttGTGCTTATGGAGTCTTACTGTCTTGATGAGGTTGTAGGCCAGTTGGGGCACATGGTAAAAGATagtgtatttgttttcttaagCAGATGCCACGACACACCCATATGGGATTCCTGTTCTGTAGGGAGGATGATAGCTttttattattgggttggccgaaaagttcaggttttcctgtaagatgttacagaaaaactcaaatgaactttttggccacccaATATCATGCTCTTCTTTTGCTATTCTGGTTGGTGTGGAGTTCGTGGTATTTTAACCAGAAGGAAATTTATGCAATACCTCTaatctctattttaaaatctctattattaatttctattttagctTGTAAGATATTTGGCTAAAGAAAAGAACAGGAGAGttttagatgtttaaaaaaaccccaaaaaacaaggAAGCCCAACTAGGACAGCTCTGATATTGAGTAGCTGTTAATGTGAAACCCAGGCTTTCTGACTCAGGGGCGTGGCCGACGACGCTGAAGGTTAGGGCTTTCCTGGTCGGTCCTCCCCAGAGGAGGCTCCATCCCTGCTGCTGGCCCCAGAGGGAACTTACCAGCCAGAGACCCGGGAGCCAGGTGCAGTGGATAGGAAAAGAGCACCTACATAGTCCTGCATCTCCAATTGTGACTGGAGACGGCTTCAGATTCCAGGAACCAAATAGGAAAACCTAAGCTGAGAGAAGTGTAGGTTAGAGGATGTTCTTCTGACTGTGAAGGAATGTTGTGTGTGATGGTGGGATTCTTTCCAAATAAGTTGaaataatgattattttcagTAATTTGGTTTGTAAAAGTTTCTCTTGCACACATGTATAGAATAAAACCAGTTGCAAGGGTAACTAGCTCTGGGCATGTTGCCCTCTTGTGGTTGAGAGATGTCACAGCAACACCTTTCAGTCGAGATGAGTGGCCGGGAGAACAGGAGGGCTGGGCCACAGGTGGAAAGATAGGTCGCCAAGGCCAGGTGACTCTTCTTTGGACCTGTTTTAAACATAGAAAATGGACAGTGTAACATTCAGCAGACTGTGACTCACGCTTCCTGCGTTTCTTTGGCAGCTGAGGGCTATGCTGCCTTTCAGGAAGATAGTTCGGGGGATGAAGCCGAAAGTCCTTCCAAAATGAAGAGGTCCAAGGGGATCCATGTCTTCAAGAAGCCCAgcttttctaaaaagaaagagaaggattttaaaataaaagagaaacccAAAGAGGAAAAACATAAGGAAGAAAAGCACAAAGAGGAGAAGCATAAAGAGAAGAAGTCAAAAGACTTGACAGCAGCTGACGTGGTTAAACAgtggaaggagaagaagaagaagaagaagccgATTCAGGAGCCAGAGGTGCCTCAGCTGGACGTCCCGAGCCTCAGGCCCATCTTCGGGATCCCGCTGGCTGACGCGGTAGAGAGGACCATGATGTACGACGGCGTGCGGCTGCCCGCAGTCTTCCGGGAGTGTGTGGACTACGTGGAGAAGCACGGCATGAAGTGCGAGGGCATCTACAGGGTGTCAGGTGAGGGCCGCGCTGCTCGCTACTGGTCGGCTTGCCTCTGTGTTTCAAAGGAAGGAGCAGAGTGCTTATGAGCAAGGTTGTGACACGGGTCCTAAGCCTCATTCATGTCCTTGGTCCTTCCCGGTGAACGAAGGCCCCCACactgtgtccgtgtgtgtgtgtgtgtgcgcgcgcgcatgcaCGCTGCCTTTTTTACTCGATCCCCACACCCCCATTAGGAGGGCTCACCGTGGGTTCATTTTGTAGTGCCTGGTGCGTGTGGGCAGCACCCCTCACCTGGGCGCCCCCGAGAGGTTGGGTGTCGGGAGGAGGTCAGCGGGGAGGGAAGGTGTTTGGTGTCTGCGTCCAGGATGTGTCTTGGCCATGAGACACAGTGCTGACGCTGTCATGTGAGTTTTTCCTCAGTCCAGCTGAGGGATGGGCTGTTCTTGCTAAGTGTTTAGACCTCAGGGGTGGATTCCTCTAGGTCAGGTGTGGCTCTGACATATGCTAGTGAAGTCTAGGTTCCATTTTCCTATATTCCGTGTGTGTGAAAACTAACATCTCATACTTGGCAGGAGTGTGATTCCTATTGGGTGTCTAAAGTCAAACAAGACACCTGTGGTCCAAAACTGAGACTCTGTTCTTACAAAGCGGTGTGGCTTTGGTGTTGGTGCAGGATGCAAGTCCTACCTGTGCGATGCAGTCATCACCTTCCTATGACTGAGGCTGTAACATGTGTCGTTGCTCATGCATGTTCATGATGAGTTAGATCAGAAACATTTAGAATAAAGAGACTAGATTTAGTTTTTCTAAATCTAGTCATCACCTTCCTGTGACTGAGGCTGTAACATGCATTGTTGCTCATGCATGTTCATGATGAGTTAGATCAAAAACATTTAGAATAGAGAGACTAgatttagtttttatatttaattggtTCATGCACATTTCTTGAAGGTAGATTTGATATGAAGGTAGATTTGATATGCCCTTTCTTTGTTAAGAAAGGGCAGGCATGTTTGATAACTGGGGAGACCTTTACGTAGCCCACAGATAACATGTCATTTAAGAGTGTTTTGGCTAATATGCtgctattttatagaaaataagaaaatgaattagGCACTGAATTTTAACTTACAACTTCTTAGttacataaaataaacacatttaactGAATGTAAAACTtgccttttaagaaaaattagatGGATTTTTAAAGATCTACACAGTACTAACATAGCTGCTTCTCGCTTATGATTTTGATAGGCATGAGGAAATTTCATTTTAGGTGAAAGCTTCTCTGAAGGTTCCTACAGCGTTGTTCAGAGGATTCTTTGGACTTTGTCCTGATTTTTTATGTTTGTATTCTTTTGGAGCTGGAGGTGTGGAATGTCTTCTCTATTCGACACTGAGCTGCTCCCCTGGTCCTTGGCGCCTTGGAGAACGAGCACCTGCTTTGATCAGTTCTGTATTTATTTGTGAGGCTCTGGCAGAACACTGCATTCAGCATTCTGGACTGCAGAACCGTGCCTGTGACTTTTCTTTTCGAATGCTAGTAGTAGCGCTTTTTCATGGAGAACTTTGATTCACACTTATTCATGTCCAAGTTCTAGTTTTAAAACTAATCTATTGTCATCTGCTCTTTCTGTACCTGGGACTTTGAagtgttcagtttttaaaaggaaagcattttGGTAACAATTTCTGAGTAACAGACTAAACACATATTCTAATTGTTCACTTGTGCCATTTTCTGGGCAGGCACTGCTGGGGCAAAATTATGTATCTACAAGGTGTtcatgagagagagaggagggtgtCAGGAATTTCAATTAAAGTTATCACTCACcatattttattcagaaaagtaagaaaataggaattattttctaacttttccaCCTCAAAATGAAGATTAtagcaaaataaaatctatattattattttcctatttggaattgCTGGTTTTGTCAGTGCTGGATTAAGTTATTGATTTATTGTGATGCCATTAAAAGGTTTTGTAATGTTTACCATTACAATGTCAGCCTCAGTTCGTGGCTTGTTTTTAATAACTGGCCTAAAGTTTTTttgtaattgaagtatagttgatgtacagtgttaAGTTTCAGAGATACGgcacagtgattcagtgtttttaaagattatactccgtTTATAGCTGCTGTGAAATGCTGGCCGTATTCCCTGTGCTGCACTGTGGAGTGTATTTATTTTGCGCATTTAGTTTGTGCCTCTTAGTTCCCTACCTCTAATTTAGCCCTCAcacttcctctctcctctggTGACCACTAacttgttctctgtgtctgagtctgtttcttttttgttacattcactgCTTTATTTGTTTAGATTCCATAAAGGAAgtccttgtctttctctgacttagttcATGTAGCTTAACACCCTCAGGTTGAGCCATGCTGTTGCCAGCGGCAGGATTTCATTCTTGTTTACAGCCGAGTGGTGTTCTGTGTGTGTGGCGTCACACCTTGGCCTGAAGTTTCTAGTGTTGAAGACAGCGGAAGCTACTTTGTGCTCTCGTGAGCGAGCAGTCAGTGTCACTGAATTCTGTCTTAAATGCAGACTGGAGTCAAGACTTACATACTTAGTGTCTTAAAAACAtttatgtgtgtttctttctgaccagtaagaaaagcaaaacaatttGATTTTAGTAACCcaggtttcactttttttttggttctagCCCTGTTTCAGATTAAGAAAACATGTAAAGAATTTAAATGTAGAAATTAGATATTAGGTATTATTAGAAATTAGGTATTTATTGGGGAATAATTTTCAGACAGTTTATTTAGATGGTGAGCTCACCTTTTCCATttgatacaatttttatttataaaaaaagtaCTCACCCATACCTTTTTGCAGCGTGCTTGTGTGTACTGAGTTGTATTTTATATTGTCAGTCTTGTGACTGGTTAGAAAAAGCAGTTGGCCACTCATGTAGAGGAAGGCTTATTCTCGAATTGTAGTTTAACTTTTGCCTACGtaatctttaaaaacatattttccctGAATCGATTGGCATATTTGCTTAATGTTTCTGTGTTTGCTGTGATATTTGTTCTGAATATTGTTTTTCCATTATCATTTAGTGTTTGGCTAAATTTGTCCTCAGAGTGTAGCTTTCTCTCTTATTTACGGAGGAATTGTGTGAACGATATGCAGATAAACAATTAACGTGCAGGTTGGCTCTTTTCCCATCTCCCCCAGGGGTGATGATGGGCATGCTGGGGAAGAAAGctgtgtgtttgatttttttcttaacactTCTTTTTGTTCTGAATTTGAATGTTCTCAGGAATTAAATCCAAGGTGGATGAGCTGAAAGCAGCCTACGACAGAGAGGAATCTCCAAACTTGGAAGAGTATGAACCGAACACGGTGGCCAGTTTGCTGAAGCAGTACCTGCGGGACCTGCCTGAGAACCTGCTGACCAAGGAGCTCCTGCCTCGCTTCGAGGAGGCGTGTGGCCGGAGCTCGGAGGCTGAGAAGGTGCAGGAGTTCCAGCGCCTGTTGGAAGACCTGCCCGAGTGCAGCCGCCTTCTCATCTCCTGGCTCATCGTGCACATGGACCATGTTATTGCCAAGGAACTGGAAACGAAAATGAACATCCAGAACATTTCCATAGTGCTCAGCCCCACTGTGCAGGTACACAGCCTTCCTGGCACACATGTGGGCCCTTGGGGTTGGGGCGAGGGTGCTTCCCATTGCCGAGTCATACCAAGCAGTGGGCCAGGGACAGTGGGCAAGGGCTTGGCCTGAGTGTGGATGGTGTTGACGTGAAAGCTGGTGAGCAGGTTGGCCTTTGAGCTGTGCCTGTGGAATATGAGTATTGTCCAGGTTTGGGTGTAGGTCTGTAAGCAGCTCCTGATGACAGTGACCTGTCCTTAGTGGAGGAGGAGCCAGGGTACCTGCAGTCCCAGTTCATCCGCAGAATTTTGAAGATTTCAGTTACTCCATCAAATAGCATTACTGCTCAATCATGTCACATAGACATTCAGACTCAGGCCCAAGGGGGCCTAACATTATTCATTTGGTCAGGGACTTAACCTGAAGAATTCAGTCGTGAAGATTATATAAAGTATTGTATAGAATCTTAACCTGGGGAGGCATTTCAAGGAGGTGGGTGGTGATTCTTTATAACGTAAATTCCTGGTCTTCGCTTCCTGCTACTCACTTGGTGCTGGCATAGAATGTGTGAGTTCCTTTATTGGAGTTACTGATATTTCACTCTGGCCAGAAACAGAGGGCAGAACAATGAGAGGggttatagtttttgttttaagcCCTCTTGGTGAATACACCAGGTCACTTGTTGGTCACTGTTATAGCACACTGCTACGTATAACAGTGTATTTTCTTTCACTGAAGATTCCTTCATTGCTCATTGCTTATAGCTTGGAAACAAGATGTTCCTTAAATTTCCTGTTAGTTAAGTTTTCAGAATTTGGTAAATATTACATTGTTA from Bos indicus x Bos taurus breed Angus x Brahman F1 hybrid chromosome 24, Bos_hybrid_MaternalHap_v2.0, whole genome shotgun sequence encodes the following:
- the RALBP1 gene encoding ralA-binding protein 1 yields the protein MTECFLPPTSSPSEHRRVEHGSGLTRTPSSEEISPTKFPGLYRTGEPSPPHDSLHEPPDVVSDDEKDHGKKKGKFKKKEKRTEGYAAFQEDSSGDEAESPSKMKRSKGIHVFKKPSFSKKKEKDFKIKEKPKEEKHKEEKHKEEKHKEKKSKDLTAADVVKQWKEKKKKKKPIQEPEVPQLDVPSLRPIFGIPLADAVERTMMYDGVRLPAVFRECVDYVEKHGMKCEGIYRVSGIKSKVDELKAAYDREESPNLEEYEPNTVASLLKQYLRDLPENLLTKELLPRFEEACGRSSEAEKVQEFQRLLEDLPECSRLLISWLIVHMDHVIAKELETKMNIQNISIVLSPTVQISNRVLYVFFTHVQELFGNVTLKQVTKPLRWSNMATMPTLPETQESIKEEIRRQEFLLNCLHRDLQGGIKDLSKEERLWEVQRILTALKRKLREAKRQECETKIAQEIASLSKEDVSKEEMNENEEVINILLAQENEILTEQEELLAMEQFLRRQIASEKEEIERLRAEIAEIQSRQQHGRSETEEYSSDSESESEDEDELQLILQDLQRQNEELEIKNNHLNQAIHEEREAIIELRVQLRLLQLQRARPEPLAEPEPGAREPPPPTKEQARPSPGRERKETPI